A segment of the Lolium perenne isolate Kyuss_39 chromosome 3, Kyuss_2.0, whole genome shotgun sequence genome:
CGTTTTATGCTAGGCTGATACACATGATAGTTTTATTTGATATTGTCTTGTAGATGGAGGAGCGGCAGGAGATTGTGTGGGCGTCAGCTTTAAGTTGTCTATTTTACTTTGTCTGCGATGGAGGGAAAATCATCAGGAGCAGACTTGGAGGTTTGGACATAAGGGTAAAGACGTGTCTTTGTTCATTTATTCATTAATTTAGTGTGCTTGGACTATATTTGCAACATTGCCAATCCTTTATTCATGTGCCTTTGCACTATGTAACAGTGTTGAAGACTTCACTTTTAATATAGGAGTTGTAGTTGAAGTTGTACACCTATGTGTCCTATTAGTGCTAAGCATATATGAGTTGGGCATGTAGTATGAATTTCTGATTACTAGGCAAGATGTGCATGTTATTATTATTTTGTATTCACAAATGTAAAGTGTAAAAAAAATAGCAGATAGCAGCGCTGCTGAAAAGGTTGAATTTACAGGTTTGAGTATATTGCTGTAGGTGTTGATGTGTTTCTAATGTAGGGGTTTAGCCTGTTTGACAATGTAGGGATTTAGCCTGTTTGACATTCATCTGACATAGTATTTTTAGCATATAGTCTGTTTCCTAGTTTAGTGCAGCTTATGTACATTGTGCTTTCTCCTGCTTACAAAGAAAGGGTCTGAGAACCACTTGTGCATTTTGAAAATCCTGAACAGGTTGTGAAGACTCTTCTTGAGATTAGTGTGGAACACTCATGGGCAAAAGTAGTGCACAACAAGCTCATTTGCATGCTGGCAAATATGCTGTACCAAGTACCAGATGGAACTCAGAGTGGTGCACTTGATACACATTTTGTTCCTGAGCGGATTGATCTTCTTGGTGGAGTTGACTATATTTGTCTTGAGGTTAGTGTTACTCTTATGTTTAGAGAGACTATGCTGCTTCATGCATGGCTATTGATGACCGTTAACAACTGAGTTTCTGTCTATGACTGCGATATCGTAGTATCTTAGTATGCACAGAGTACAAGTAGATCGCTCAGTAGGTAAATAAACCCACTAGTGCATCAACTGTCACGTAGTTATGTAGATTGTTTCTAGGGACGGTCCTGAGATTTCGGGGGCCCGGGGCGAATTTAGGATCCAGGGCTCACAATATAACCATTACAATAATAATTAATAGTTTTTGTGTATACTATTTAAATCTTACTAATAAATATTTCAAGTGCATTCTAGCACATTCTTCGATATACTGTAATAGATATTACATTAAATTATTGATAAATATCTATGTGGCCCAATCAACTCTTTTTTAATTTCACAGCCGGGTTATTATTTAACGACCATGAAGAAATTTGTGAAGCCTAGACGGGCAGATGGTTGATGAAACTGAACTAatgatttgttatttttccttATTCTGGGCAATGGACAAATAACAAACCTTATCCTTCTTTAATCCATGCCCTATAATAAgcataaaaataataattttatgcTATATGGAATTTTACCAATAAATACTTAAAGTGCATACAAAAAATATTGCTATCAAATAATTTGTACAAACAAATATTGAATATTTCTTCTAATATCATGTCAACTTTGCCTGGAATCGCCTTGGGCTCTTGTTTAAAAGACGATGAAACAGTGTCGCACACGGTGCCTTGCAGATGGGAAGCTAGACTCTACCATTAGAGAGATCAACACGCCATGGAAAAAGAAAGTGTGTTGACAATAAGCATCGGCTGCTGCCTTTCCTGGAAAGCCATGGTCTAACTACTTTACCCCAGCCCACTTAATCATTGTGCCTAGCTAAATGAAAACAAAAAATCCAATCTTATACCAGAGAAAAGGCCCAAAGCTAACCAAAGGACAAAAAGGCTCAAGCACCAGCACAGCAGAAGCAGCCTAGTGTGCTTCATCCATAACGTTTCGTCCCTGTACCTGTCGACCTGCACTAATGGTGATGTACATGAGTTCATCTGCAGCATAGCTGCTTGGGAATTTGGGGCCCCTTGATTTCGGGGGCCCGCGTCGGCCACTCCACCTGCCCACCCTTAGGGCTGGCCCTGCTTGTTTCCATCTGAAGTAAATCTTACCTATTCCATTCTGTTACTGCTGGAATGTCCCATTCCGTTCAATAAAACTGCCTATCAAAGACTCCATTTCATTTTGTCTCAAAATACTGGTCAATGAACGATCAGTGCATAGTCAGTACTGAGTGGCGAGCAACCTTAAGCTGATTTTCTTTTCTTGTAGTTCTAGGTTCACACTGAACCCCAAATCAGCATATTGCTATGCCCATTATTCCGAAATCCCGGTACCTCAGACAATACTTCAAGATAGATTGGATTTAATGTTTATCTGCATCTATTTTTCTTCAGCGTGGACGACAGGATGGGTAAGCCAGAAAATCTGGTCAGGCGTTGCGTCCTTTATCTGATACCAAAGTTCAGTCAGTCATAAGTCCTTAATATGTGTGCCAATGGTCACTACTACCTCAGACGTACAAATCTTACAAGATAACAGATGGTCCTTAAATCTTAATCTTAATCATTATCATGCAATGCTAATCCATTTTAGAATTCGTTcgtttttttttcgagaaaacactAAGGAATCTTTGTGTTTCATTTCATTGACGAGATAGAGTTTGTTACATGCCTCCTAAGAGGTTTACACATATTATTATTACAGAAGTCTTTCCTACTAGTAATGCTGTTATTTTTCTTCGCCTTAATTGATCAGTTTTCGGTTATGCTATTTTGTTACGTGTACTGTATTATACGTAAGTGCAGCTAATTTATCTGTATCACCTTTTCATTAACAGTATTCACGAGCCAACTCAAAGGAAGAGAAGCGGGATTTGTTTTTTGTTCTTTTTGACTATGTAGTGCATCAAATAAATGAGACATGCTTGTCTGGTGGCCTTTCAGCATATACTTATGATGATGCTCAACCCCTCGCTTCCCTTCTTGCATCTGCTGATGCTCCAGAGGCATTCTATATATCTGTGAAGCATGGTGTTGAAGGTGTTGGGGACATGCTTACAAAAGCTATATCAGCGTCATTATCACAGTCAGCAGAATACGAGCAATTAAGTGTGGTAATGTCTTCTACCCCCTGGTTGTCTTCAATAAGGACAACTATCTATTTTTACAAAGCTAATAGCAGACATTGTTTTGTACGTCAGAGTAGACAGTGTTAAGAGTCAAATTAGTAGTTAGTACAGCTGTGGAGCCTTTATTGATTGGTCTTTTTGTGCCACAAAATAGAACACATGTAAAACATCATGTTCGAATTTGCGCATAGTAAGTTGTATCTACAACATTGAGGGCTCCTGCAATCAACTCTGTAGTGTGTATCTCATGTGATGGTCCATACATGTGCACATAAGTAGCAAGTAGTCATCACCGAGAATCCCCATTCTAATTTTAATTAACTGCTAGATCATGCAACATGTTACATTTTGTATTTATCATGCTCTTTTGACTTCGTTCCATGATAAACAGTATGCAATATATGTCAAAGATTCCCTTCTCTAAAGCAGCACGGGAATTTGCATTTTTTCATTGAAATACTGTTTACTTTATTGTTTCTGATAAAAAATTCAATATTTGTAGCTTCTGGACAAGGTTATCAGGAAACTTGATGGAACTGTGAGCACATTTTCAAGGATTGACAGCGAGTTTGCTTATATGATCCAAGTAACAAAATCCTTCAAGGGTTTCAGCAGCATTAAAGATGGATCTGAAGATGGTGATGTTGCATGTAGAGCAAGGTTTTGCTGGGCTACTTTGCACTCACTTCTTCACTCGCAAATTTCATCATATAGGCACCATGGATATATTTGGTTAGTTGAATTGCTCCTCTCGGAAATCAGTGAAGAAACCGATGGTTCTGTTTGGTCTAAAATCCAAACGCTCCAAGAGGAAATTAAAGATGCCGGAAGCCAAGATATCTCATGTTCAGAAGTTTCACTGCCCGTTTGTCTGCTATGTGGGCTTCTGAAATCAAAATACAACTACATTCGTTGGGGATTTCTATATGTTTTAGAGAAATTTCTGATGCGCTGCAAGTTATTATTGGATGACAGTGACATGCAAGAACACTCAGTTGCTTATCATAGCAAAAACCGCCTGGACAAAGCTTTCGCGGTTATAGATATTATGAGTACTGCTTTGCTACTTGTGGTTCAAAATAACGAGACAGACCATATCAACATCTTAAAGGTAATTTTCTTTCACCCAAGTGCAAGCATTTGACCTTTGCGCTACCAGCTAGCACTATTTCTGAATGTTGAAGTTCCTTTCTTGAAAGTTAGTAGCGACAAACGAAAGGTTTACATAAAGTAACCTATGGTATTAAATCAAGTACTATTAATATCATGATGTGTCTTGATCATTGACAAATGATAGGCCCTCTTTgttttctttgtgttagacatctTACAATTGATAGCAATGAACTTGCCTGGTTCTAAAGCTTATGCGGTTCCATAGAAATTAGGATTGCTGTGTAAATGTTCTTACATTTAAGAACTTCACAAATGTTTCCTGTGAATATCTCATTTTAAGGTACTCACGGGTAATTGAAACTGTACATCAAGCCTTAAAGTTAGATCTTGCAAAATTTGATGTTAATTTTGTACCTGACTCCCCTGATTAAAGATTATAGTGCTTTCTACATCCAATTAACTATGATCTACAATCATTTTTTAATTTCTGAAGATAGTCCTTGGATCCCCTGTTTAATGACATATGCCATGTTTAAATCAACCATTCTTCTTCTTGATTTTTATGTTTTTATCCTCTCTAATTCGAACTTTCCTCATACAGATGTGTGACATGTTGTTTTCACAATTATGTCTGAGGCTTCCGTCCACAAATGTGATGCAACTAGGAGGCCTTCAATCCCTTGGTCAACTTTTTGGTTGTACAACTAAGAACATGGAGAGCCATTTGGAGACCCAGGCACCACACCAAACTGTAGGAACCAAGAATTTTTGCAGGAGTGAGACATTGCAAGATACAAGCATTAATCAATCTACTCAATCGACTTTGCTTTGCGAAACATCAATGGCAGCACTACTTCTGAAAGGTCTCGCGATAGCTCCGATGCAGCTTGTAGCCCGTGTGCCAACTTCGTTATTTTTCTGGCCGTTGATGCAACTTGAAGGCGCTGCCAGTGACGATATTGCACTGGGTATTGCTGTCGGTAGCACAGGAAGAGGCAATATTCCTGGTGCTACATCAGATATTCGAGCGGCGCTTCTTTTGCTTTTGATTGGTAAATGCACGGCTGATCAGGAAGCACTTACCGAAGTAGAAGGCAATGAGTTCTTCAGGTAATCTTTTGTAAGCTGCATACCTTCTTTGTTTAAAGTGTGGCCCATAGCTAATGCTCGATGCTTGTCCCTTTTCCACTCGACACCAATAGGGGGCTTCTGGATGATACAGACTCAAGGGTAGCATATTATTCTGCAGCTTTTCTCTTGAAGGTATGCACTCGTTGCACTTGTTGATTCCTTGCTGATAGTTCCGTTGCACTTGGCCTTAATAAAATTTGGCTTTACAGAGGATGATGACAGAGGAACCAGAGATGTACCAAAGGATGCTTCAAAGTCTCATTTCAAAAGCTCAACAGGTTGATGCCCCTTTCCTTTCTCCTCTTTTCTGGGTGAAAATTTAAATATACAGGGATATTGTTTGTATGCAGCTGTTATCTAGATAAGTTCCTTTTGTTTTTTAACTGAAAACTTAGAGAGGCCACAAACACTATTTTTTTTGAAACCTTTACTGTAGGGGAAACCCCTACGGTGTAATCAAACAGTAATTTAGACTACTAGGCAGTGCAAGTCTGACAGTAAATTTAAGTTGGCACTGACATTTTAATTTTATGTTGTCTCCAGTGTAACAATGAGAAACTTCTGGAGAACCCATACCTTCAAATGCGAGGAATATTGCAGTTGTCAAATGATCTAGGAGTTCAATAGTCACCACCGGTTTGACATTCCAGTGTACAAAGCTTTCAGTGAGAATTGGTACCATCAATCATGTTTGTTGCAGAAGAAACTGTATGTGTATTCCTCTGCTCCTAATAACAATGAAAAGGTGCGTGCTGTTAACCCCCCTTCCCATCTTCACTCACCCATTCCGCACATTTTTTCTCCTACTTTGAGGTGGTAACAACTTTTGATAACTTTACAGGTGTTTTTTGAGTGGACCATGTAAATTACTGCTTCTCCCAGACGCATGACCATGCTTCTGAATTTCTTTATTCTTTATTAGATCTGAACCATTGGATCTATATCCATCTTGGGGTCACACTGTCATTTGCAAGATGAGTTGAAGATCATCTGGTTTCCTACCCTTGTGGCTATTTCAGCGAGGCGACGACTGAGTTAGGATGAGATGGTGTTTCATACACATGACAAATTGACAGCTGCAGTTTTCCAAAGCAGCATTGAGACCGAGCCGGCGCAACTTTTTTTGTGAGGCATGCTCGGTCCAATAATCGTAGTTCATAGTCTATGTGTGTTTACTTTGCCTGCCTCTCAATAACGGAAGGCATAGAATGTTTGTATGCTAGTGTAATTGCTATCTGGTAGTAAACTGACTGGAAACTTCTAGACAACTGTTGTTCTGGATTCATAATAGATTTGTATCGGGATAAGTGTAAATTGTAGGGTGAACAAAAAAAGATTTAACGTTAATTTGATAGCATCTCTTTTAATTACTCCTTGATGGTTCTGAAACACCCTTCTCAAATTTTTGGAGTATAACATCTTCCTGAACTGTAACTTTACTACTCTGTACATGTTCTAGGTACAAAATGGCGTTGGTTCTGGAATATTCTGATCAAACTTTTTCTTGGTGATCTTTCTTGAAAACTTCCATTCTTCGGCTTGGCGTCCTCTCTATCCATGCTTCTCCTAACCAGCCTGGGGGACCACCATTATCCTGATACCCCCATTTGGGAAGATATAGCTGCTGGGAATGGCGTCTCAACTGCTTTCTGGTTTAATTTCTCTGATCTTTCTGGTTTGACCTTTAGCTTGGGTCTACCCTCTCCATGTCCGCTTTTCCTGCCTCATCTTCCACTCCAACCATCCTCGGGTCAATCAGGTCAATGTTGCTACCATCCTCCACTCTGGTCTTCATGTGGCCCTTGGATCGCGCCTTTTGATCGCTGCTGTGAGCTCCGCGTCTTTACCTCCGAGCTTAGCTCCTTGGATAACCTGGATTTTCGTGATAGCCACCTCACTAACAAAAAACTTTCAAACAAAAATTTCTATGACAATTCTTTCAGGCATCTGCAAACTGATGAGCTGGCCACGGCGATCTGGAGGAGCGCTGCCCCTCTGAAGTGCAAAGTTTTCTACTGGCTTGCTAGGCGCTGGTGTCTCCCAACCAATGAGCGACGGTTCCGGCACAACCTCTCCCCCTCCGCCACCTGCCTCTCATGCCCCGAAGACGAAGACATCGATCACCTACTACTCTTATGCCCTCGAGCCAAGGAAGTTTGGAATTTCTTCCACTAGGACTTCGACACCCGCGTGCTCGCCTACTTTGCGGATATCTAGCTCGCGCACGACCATACCTACGAGGAAGCTACGATCAACACCGCCATCACTTGGACTATCTGGAAAAGGCGAAACACTCTCACATTTAATGGAATTGCGGAAGACCTCCCGCTGCATTGAGGATATCAGGCTTTGGGCCAACGTTGTAACACTCCCTCCTCTACCTATGCTCTTAATTATTGGTGTAACTATGAGCCCCCTGATCACTTCCTCACTTTCTTTCCCTCCACACTCTTAAATTGTTATAATGTTCCCCTGTTTCACTCCTTTTTGGAGAGCTTTAATATAATCGTTTAGCCTGGCGCAAGCCCGCCGTAGCCCAGGTAAAAAAAAACTTCCATTCTAGTTAGTAATTACCAGTAGTCCCCACATAAGCATATCCCGTCCCTAAAATGATGAAACCTTTTCTTGTCCCCAACCACAATCTCCCTCCCTGTCACCTTGGAGATGAACTTAGCGGCATTGTGGCAGTCATATTGCACATCCTGATGTTCTTGAACACCCTCACCATCGTCGTCCCGACCGTCCTCAGCAGCCCGAACGTGATGGCCTGCTTCTCGCTGTGCCATCGCAGCGCCTCCACcttttcttcctcctccagctcgtGGAGCACAACTGAGGTGTCAGGAACGTATCAGATCTCGCGGATCCTTTGTTCGAGACCATGCCACATCCTCCTTACCTCGTCCATCTCAGGGAGCAAGTTCTCTCTGGCGACGAAGCTAGAACATATAGAAATCTTGAGGGTGAAACTATGTACCCATCTTTATCGTTGATATAATTTTCATGTGCATAATATTTGTCTTCTGTTTTTTTCAATGGGCAAAACGTTTACACATGCATCCTTGCAGCTTACTTCCAGCTGCGCGCGGCCAGCCTGCAAATCTGTTGGTAAACTCACATGCCGAGTAATTACGTGGAAGCAAAGCATGCGGCGTGAAGGTGACGATGAGATAATTGATGACACATGCACGTTTAGGACAGTTAAACCGGGCGAAATTTATTTAATTTGGGGCGAACATATGCATGACCTGCTGCCGAGGCAGGGTAGGCGCACACATACACAGGCCCTTGATCAGGGTAGCGTTACATGGTGGTAGCAGGCGACCAGTGGCAACAACTGAGTGGTCGACGACCTAGCAAGTGCAGCAGGAGCATCCGCAGCTGGTGCCGCAGTTGCACTTGCTGCAGCTGCAGCCGCCGTTCTCCGCCTCTGCCGACATCTCCATCCCCCCGGCGCTACTGCATGCATCTCAATAACACTCGCGACAGTTAGTAAGTATCGA
Coding sequences within it:
- the LOC127346179 gene encoding uncharacterized protein isoform X3 encodes the protein MPLHDAPSKRLTSSRHHAAPGGVGQPPQQRPPRSMSAVPSFSARKPPEPLRRAVADCLSPPAPHSHGPAAAAASAATEASRTLRDYIANPSTIDMAYNVLIDHALAERDRSPAVVPRCVALLKRYLIRYIPKVQTLRQIDIFCANTIAKYDPGASHRASSFGQNFGSSAALPNSSLVAPPISNFASASLVKSLNYVRSLVARHIPKKLPFHPIHQPISSTSTKQSLPSLSSFLSRSLIPPLNPEVATNRDHLESKESHTAPDLISSASEKVDGGEHGYDIKYISFDILNWRWHVYGERQASGSAKESSDFAGLQDFHTQGFLEVGAAALLVGDMEAKINDQQWKYSVIQEFPDIDLLQPSTSTASTFASSQGHLKAITASKRMKSGPSQVWMNIPANTFQPRARPLFQYRHYRYMMDSEAAAPLTLYMLEGMLSSQKSPARTKAFDLILNLGIHAHLLEPMIVEDAPPVEKSETASNSYLNNEYGPSMDEQKATEPVEEQRISPAIDQFESWLLKILFEVLLLLVQMEERQEIVWASALSCLFYFVCDGGKIIRSRLGGLDIRVVKTLLEISVEHSWAKVVHNKLICMLANMLYQVPDGTQSGALDTHFVPERIDLLGGVDYICLEYSRANSKEEKRDLFFVLFDYVVHQINETCLSGGLSAYTYDDAQPLASLLASADAPEAFYISVKHGVEGVGDMLTKAISASLSQSAEYEQLSVLLDKVIRKLDGTVSTFSRIDSEFAYMIQVTKSFKGFSSIKDGSEDGDVACRARFCWATLHSLLHSQISSYRHHGYIWLVELLLSEISEETDGSVWSKIQTLQEEIKDAGSQDISCSEVSLPVCLLCGLLKSKYNYIRWGFLYVLEKFLMRCKLLLDDSDMQEHSVAYHSKNRLDKAFAVIDIMSTALLLVVQNNETDHINILKMCDMLFSQLCLRLPSTNVMQLGGLQSLGQLFGCTTKNMESHLETQAPHQTVGTKNFCRSETLQDTSINQSTQSTLLCETSMAALLLKGLAIAPMQLVARVPTSLFFWPLMQLEGAASDDIALGIAVGSTGRGNIPGATSDIRAALLLLLIGKCTADQEALTEVEGNEFFRGLLDDTDSRVAYYSAAFLLKRMMTEEPEMYQRMLQSLISKAQQCNNEKLLENPYLQMRGILQLSNDLGVQ
- the LOC127346179 gene encoding uncharacterized protein isoform X2 → MPLHDAPSKRLTSSRHHAAPGGVGQPPQQRPPRSMSAVPSFSARKPPEPLRRAVADCLSPPAPHSHGPAAAAASAATEASRTLRDYIANPSTIDMAYNVLIDHALAERDRSPAVVPRCVALLKRYLIRYIPKVQTLRQIDIFCANTIAKYDPGASHRASSFGQNFGSSAALPNSSLVAPPISNFASASLVKSLNYVRSLVARHIPKKLPFHPIHQPISSTSTKQSLPSLSSFLSRSLIPPLNPEVATNRDHLESKESHTAPDLISSASEKVDGGEHGYDIKYISFDILNWRWHVYGERQASGSAKESDFAGLQDFHTQGFLEVGAAALLVGDMEAKINDQQWKYSVIQEFPDIDLLQPSTSTASTFASSQGHLKAITASKRMKSGPSQVWMNIPANTFQPRARPLFQYRHYSEQQPLRLNPAEISEVIAEVCSETTSNQSNAPSRLTTQSRQPSADVAFSVLIKLVIDMYMMDSEAAAPLTLYMLEGMLSSQKSPARTKAFDLILNLGIHAHLLEPMIVEDAPPVEKSETASNSYLNNEYGPSMDEQKATEPVEEQRISPAIDQFESWLLKILFEVLLLLVQMEERQEIVWASALSCLFYFVCDGGKIIRSRLGGLDIRVVKTLLEISVEHSWAKVVHNKLICMLANMLYQVPDGTQSGALDTHFVPERIDLLGGVDYICLEYSRANSKEEKRDLFFVLFDYVVHQINETCLSGGLSAYTYDDAQPLASLLASADAPEAFYISVKHGVEGVGDMLTKAISASLSQSAEYEQLSVLLDKVIRKLDGTVSTFSRIDSEFAYMIQVTKSFKGFSSIKDGSEDGDVACRARFCWATLHSLLHSQISSYRHHGYIWLVELLLSEISEETDGSVWSKIQTLQEEIKDAGSQDISCSEVSLPVCLLCGLLKSKYNYIRWGFLYVLEKFLMRCKLLLDDSDMQEHSVAYHSKNRLDKAFAVIDIMSTALLLVVQNNETDHINILKMCDMLFSQLCLRLPSTNVMQLGGLQSLGQLFGCTTKNMESHLETQAPHQTVGTKNFCRSETLQDTSINQSTQSTLLCETSMAALLLKGLAIAPMQLVARVPTSLFFWPLMQLEGAASDDIALGIAVGSTGRGNIPGATSDIRAALLLLLIGKCTADQEALTEVEGNEFFRGLLDDTDSRVAYYSAAFLLKRMMTEEPEMYQRMLQSLISKAQQCNNEKLLENPYLQMRGILQLSNDLGVQ
- the LOC127346179 gene encoding uncharacterized protein isoform X1: MPLHDAPSKRLTSSRHHAAPGGVGQPPQQRPPRSMSAVPSFSARKPPEPLRRAVADCLSPPAPHSHGPAAAAASAATEASRTLRDYIANPSTIDMAYNVLIDHALAERDRSPAVVPRCVALLKRYLIRYIPKVQTLRQIDIFCANTIAKYDPGASHRASSFGQNFGSSAALPNSSLVAPPISNFASASLVKSLNYVRSLVARHIPKKLPFHPIHQPISSTSTKQSLPSLSSFLSRSLIPPLNPEVATNRDHLESKESHTAPDLISSASEKVDGGEHGYDIKYISFDILNWRWHVYGERQASGSAKESSDFAGLQDFHTQGFLEVGAAALLVGDMEAKINDQQWKYSVIQEFPDIDLLQPSTSTASTFASSQGHLKAITASKRMKSGPSQVWMNIPANTFQPRARPLFQYRHYSEQQPLRLNPAEISEVIAEVCSETTSNQSNAPSRLTTQSRQPSADVAFSVLIKLVIDMYMMDSEAAAPLTLYMLEGMLSSQKSPARTKAFDLILNLGIHAHLLEPMIVEDAPPVEKSETASNSYLNNEYGPSMDEQKATEPVEEQRISPAIDQFESWLLKILFEVLLLLVQMEERQEIVWASALSCLFYFVCDGGKIIRSRLGGLDIRVVKTLLEISVEHSWAKVVHNKLICMLANMLYQVPDGTQSGALDTHFVPERIDLLGGVDYICLEYSRANSKEEKRDLFFVLFDYVVHQINETCLSGGLSAYTYDDAQPLASLLASADAPEAFYISVKHGVEGVGDMLTKAISASLSQSAEYEQLSVLLDKVIRKLDGTVSTFSRIDSEFAYMIQVTKSFKGFSSIKDGSEDGDVACRARFCWATLHSLLHSQISSYRHHGYIWLVELLLSEISEETDGSVWSKIQTLQEEIKDAGSQDISCSEVSLPVCLLCGLLKSKYNYIRWGFLYVLEKFLMRCKLLLDDSDMQEHSVAYHSKNRLDKAFAVIDIMSTALLLVVQNNETDHINILKMCDMLFSQLCLRLPSTNVMQLGGLQSLGQLFGCTTKNMESHLETQAPHQTVGTKNFCRSETLQDTSINQSTQSTLLCETSMAALLLKGLAIAPMQLVARVPTSLFFWPLMQLEGAASDDIALGIAVGSTGRGNIPGATSDIRAALLLLLIGKCTADQEALTEVEGNEFFRGLLDDTDSRVAYYSAAFLLKRMMTEEPEMYQRMLQSLISKAQQCNNEKLLENPYLQMRGILQLSNDLGVQ